Part of the Pseudomonas chlororaphis genome, ATAACCAACGCACGGGTTGCGCAGACAAGTGTGCGGCAAAGCGCCACAGCCTCTGAGTGCGACGCATCCCCGCTGGGCTGCGAAGCAGACCTAAAACAGGCCCCTGCGCTATGTCAGATGGACCGAGTTGCTGGTCTTGGGGTTGCTGCGCAACCCAACGGGGATAAATCCCCTCGCCACAAGAGTGCTTCATTGGCCTCATGCATCTGTATAGAAGTTGTAACTGTGCGAACCGGATCGCAGCAGCTAGAGTCTTATCGTTCACGCAGGCCCGGACCTCATCCCTGCGCATCATCCCAAGGAGCTTTCATGCACACGTTCAGTCGCCACGTCGCCCTGCTCGCCCTCAGCCTCGGCACGGTCGCCAGCCTGCCGGCCCTGGCCGCCGATGAGCTGCACTACAACCAGATCTCGCTGCGCGCCGAAGCCAGCCAGGAAGTGGCCCGCGACCTGATGATCGTCACCCTCTACACCGAGGAACAGAACACCGACCCGGCCAAGCTCGCCGCCGCCGTCAGCACCACGCTGAACAAAGCCATCGGCCAGGCCAAGCAGGTCAAGGACATCACCCTGCGCCAGGGCAGCCGCAACAGCTACCCGATCTACGACAACAAGGGCGGGAAGATCACCGGCTGGCGTGAGCGCGCCGAACTGCGCCTGGAAAGCGCCGACTTCGCCGCCCTGTCCAAACTCACCGGCGAGTTGCTCACCGACATGAAGATGGGCGGCATGGACTTCGCCATCTCCACCGCCACCCGCCAAAGCAGCGAAGACGCCCTGCTCAAGGACGCCGTCAACGCCTTCAAGGCCCGCGCCCAACTGGCCACCGAGGCCCTGGGCGGCAAGGGCTACAAAATCGTCAGCCTGAACCTCAACAGCAACGGTTATCCACAACCCTACCTGCGCGCGCCGATGATGATGAAAGGCGCCTCCATGGACGCGGAATCCGTGACGCCTGAGGTGGAAGCGGGCACCAGCCAGGTGAGCATGACGGCGGATGGGGCGATTGAGGTTTTGATGCAGTGATGCAGGACTGACAGAGATATCCAGCCCAGTGACACACTTTGTGGCGAGGGGATTTATCCCCGCTGGGCTGTGTAGCAGACCCAAAGGCAGCGACCTCAATTAATCTGACACACCGAGGTATCAGGTTGGGGGCTGCTGCGCAGCCCAGCGGGGATAAATCCCCTCGCCACAGGATAGTGCCCGCACTTTATCAGGTGACACTTCCTTGCTACGCCTCGACCGGCCGGGCCGGCGCCTCAAGCTGGTCCAGCGCCTTGTCCACCAGCAACTGGCACAACTCCACCAACTGCTGAATCCCCAACGCCACACTGCGCCGCGTGCCGTCCACTTCGAAGGCCAGGTCCTCGGCCATGGCCTTGACCGAGGCCAACGTTTCGCTGGTGCTGGCCAGCAGCGTATCGGTGTCGGCCTTGGCGGTGACCGAGAACAGGCTGTCGATGCGCGAGTCGGAGGGGGCGTCCCCTGAGGGTTCTGGATTGAGGTAATGGTTCAGTGCACGCTCGGCGGCGGCGCGGTCTTTGAGGAGGTCTTCGAGGGCGTCGAAGCCGCAAAGGGGTGTGGTTTTATTGAGGGGTGGGTCGGGAACTGACTTATCCATGTGCTCGTACCTATTTAGTGATGAGGGCCATCACTCGCCGTTTCTCACTCGGCAAAGTGGTGGCAGCTATGTGCAGGGTGAGAAATCCGAGAATAGGTACTCGGCCAGACCGAGGTCTGCCCGCACACAGCCGCCATAACGCATCTACCGGCAGCGGATAAGCTGGCGGCAATTATATGCAGGTCTGAACGCTGTATGCCTATTAGTCGGGTTTCTCACGCCCGGCCGCTGTTTCCCAGCGGCATAGAAAAGACTAGAGACCCCACTTCCGACGGACAACCTGAAAAACTCGTGAGACGTTTCGT contains:
- a CDS encoding periplasmic/secreted protein, whose translation is MHTFSRHVALLALSLGTVASLPALAADELHYNQISLRAEASQEVARDLMIVTLYTEEQNTDPAKLAAAVSTTLNKAIGQAKQVKDITLRQGSRNSYPIYDNKGGKITGWRERAELRLESADFAALSKLTGELLTDMKMGGMDFAISTATRQSSEDALLKDAVNAFKARAQLATEALGGKGYKIVSLNLNSNGYPQPYLRAPMMMKGASMDAESVTPEVEAGTSQVSMTADGAIEVLMQ